One region of Rhodospirillales bacterium genomic DNA includes:
- the bioB gene encoding biotin synthase BioB, whose translation MATHKPDQNSPSRQSRSPEPVPETVADIRHDWTKAEARTVLDLPFNDLLYRAHTLHRRYFDPTEVQFSTLLNIKDGGCPEDCKYCAQSSKFDTDLKAEKLMAVNAVVEKARIAKEAGAQRFCMGAAWRNPKDRDLDQVCDMVSGVKALGMETCVTLGMLEDRQAARLKQAGLDYYNHNLDTSEEYYGEIITTRTYRDRLDTLSRVRDAGINVCCGGILGLGEDEDDRASMLVSLANLEQHPESVPINALVAIEGTPLAENEMPDAIDFVRVIATARIMMPASVVRFAAGRSEMDEATQAMAFFAGANSIFYGEKLLTTPNPESTADRAFLDRLGMHPMGSTGNMDRGNAEKA comes from the coding sequence ATGGCCACCCACAAGCCAGATCAAAACAGCCCTTCTCGTCAGTCCCGATCGCCCGAACCTGTGCCCGAAACTGTAGCCGATATTCGCCATGATTGGACGAAGGCAGAAGCGCGCACCGTCCTTGATTTACCTTTCAATGATTTGTTGTACCGGGCCCATACCCTGCATCGGCGTTATTTCGACCCAACTGAAGTTCAGTTTTCCACCTTGTTGAACATCAAGGATGGTGGCTGCCCCGAAGATTGTAAATACTGCGCCCAGTCATCAAAGTTTGATACAGATTTAAAGGCAGAAAAATTAATGGCCGTGAATGCCGTGGTCGAAAAGGCCCGCATCGCAAAAGAAGCAGGTGCGCAGCGGTTTTGTATGGGGGCCGCATGGCGCAACCCCAAAGATCGCGATCTGGATCAGGTCTGCGACATGGTATCTGGGGTCAAGGCATTGGGAATGGAAACCTGTGTGACCCTTGGCATGTTGGAAGACCGCCAAGCCGCCCGCCTGAAACAAGCGGGCCTTGATTATTACAATCACAATCTGGATACGTCCGAAGAATATTACGGCGAAATCATCACCACCCGAACTTATCGCGATCGCCTGGACACCTTATCGCGGGTGCGCGATGCTGGCATCAATGTGTGTTGCGGCGGCATTCTAGGCCTTGGTGAAGATGAAGATGATCGCGCCTCCATGCTGGTCAGTCTTGCCAATCTGGAACAGCATCCAGAATCCGTGCCCATCAATGCCCTGGTGGCCATCGAAGGTACGCCTTTGGCAGAAAACGAAATGCCCGATGCCATTGATTTTGTCCGGGTGATTGCCACGGCCCGGATCATGATGCCGGCATCGGTGGTGCGCTTTGCGGCGGGCCGATCAGAAATGGATGAAGCGACCCAGGCGATGGCATTCTTTGCCGGGGCCAATTCCATTTTTTATGGCGAAAAATTACTGACCACCCCCAATCCCGAAAGCACGGCAGACCGGGCGTTTCTGGATCGTCTGGGCATGCACCCCATGGGCAGTACCGGAAATATGGACCGGGGAAATGCCGAAAAAGCCTGA
- a CDS encoding adenosylmethionine--8-amino-7-oxononanoate transaminase, with protein sequence MPKKPEQDKLWLPYTQMALETPPLEAVATEGTRILLADGRDLIDGIASWWTACHGYNHPKIIEAIQSQATIMPHVMFGGLVHRPALDLANKLAVLAPGDLNHVFFSDSGSVAVEAALKMALQFWINQGIKTRNRFVCFKGGYHGDTIGAMGVSDGENGFHATFKPILAENILADLPIGAAARRDYASLLDRHSDDIAAVIIEPLVQGAGGMVFHDPDTLAAIVNEAQKRGILVIADEVFTGFGRTGKMFACNSANVVPDIMTLSKALTGGALGLGATLAGDRVFDAFLSDDLDAAFMHGPTYMANPMAMAAANASLDLFETEPRLDQVATISAALKEGLAPCKDIPGVVDTRVLGAIGVVELAEMPLERLYALRSAFITRGLWVRPFGKIVYLTPAFTIESGEFGDLFCLMEGIKDVLSANPA encoded by the coding sequence ATGCCGAAAAAGCCTGAACAAGACAAACTCTGGCTGCCCTACACCCAAATGGCGCTGGAAACCCCGCCGTTGGAGGCCGTCGCTACCGAAGGGACGCGGATCCTTTTGGCCGATGGCCGCGACCTGATTGACGGGATCGCTTCGTGGTGGACCGCGTGTCACGGCTATAACCATCCCAAAATTATTGAGGCCATTCAGTCTCAGGCGACCATCATGCCCCATGTCATGTTTGGCGGTCTGGTCCATCGGCCCGCCCTTGATCTTGCCAATAAATTGGCGGTCTTGGCCCCGGGTGATTTGAACCATGTTTTCTTTTCAGATTCTGGCTCCGTCGCGGTAGAGGCGGCCCTGAAGATGGCCCTGCAATTCTGGATCAATCAGGGGATCAAAACCCGCAATCGGTTTGTCTGTTTCAAGGGCGGCTATCACGGCGACACCATCGGGGCCATGGGGGTGTCTGATGGCGAAAACGGATTCCACGCAACCTTTAAACCCATCTTGGCCGAAAACATTTTGGCAGACCTGCCCATTGGTGCTGCGGCGCGCAGAGATTATGCATCCCTTTTGGATCGCCACAGCGATGACATTGCGGCCGTCATTATTGAACCCTTGGTCCAGGGCGCGGGTGGCATGGTGTTTCATGATCCAGATACCTTGGCCGCAATTGTCAATGAGGCGCAAAAACGCGGCATTCTTGTGATTGCCGATGAGGTTTTCACAGGCTTTGGCCGCACTGGTAAAATGTTCGCCTGTAATAGCGCCAATGTGGTGCCCGACATCATGACCCTGTCAAAGGCGCTGACCGGCGGTGCGCTGGGGTTGGGGGCGACCTTGGCCGGGGACCGGGTGTTTGATGCCTTTTTGTCGGATGATCTTGATGCCGCCTTCATGCATGGGCCCACGTATATGGCGAACCCGATGGCGATGGCGGCGGCAAATGCGTCTTTGGATTTGTTTGAAACCGAACCAAGGCTGGATCAGGTGGCGACAATTTCGGCGGCCCTAAAAGAGGGTCTGGCCCCATGCAAAGACATCCCCGGTGTTGTGGATACCCGTGTGTTGGGGGCCATCGGGGTGGTTGAACTGGCAGAAATGCCTCTGGAACGGCTTTATGCTTTGCGCAGTGCGTTCATCACGCGCGGGCTCTGGGTGCGCCCATTTGGAAAAATTGTCTACCTGACACCGGCATTCACCATTGAATCTGGCGAATTTGGCGATCTTTTCTGCCTGATGGAAGGAATAAAGGACGTTTTAAGCGCCAATCCGGCGTAA
- a CDS encoding ATP-binding cassette domain-containing protein → MHRERGESLKTLRGLYPYLKPYRLQIAGFLLSLGVGAASVLAMGLGLKYLVDEGFAKANPALLDQSLIVLFVIVFIMGGSTYARFFLISWLGERVATDLRRRTFDHVVGLSVGFFETTKIGEILSRLTTDTTVLQSMVGSSVSLAIRHALMLVGGLAMLMYTSIELTGPIFLIVPVIVAPVIIFGRRVRVLSRLSQDKIAETSAFAEESLNNVRTVQAFSHEEQDRKIYRDCAEVAFDTAIDRTRARAILNFAVIVLMFGAVGVMIWIGGHKVLTGTVTAGEMSAFIFYALVMARSARGLSEVYGDVQRAAGATERLLEIMALKPEITAPENPVALPEPAVGTVRFSDVTFHYPSRPDTSALTGLNLDITTGETVALVGPSGAGKTTVFQLALRFYDPQTGTVSLDGVDLKDADPVATRQRIGLVPQEPVIFAANAWENIRYGREDATNEEVRAAAEAAVATEFLDRMPDGFDTFMGERGVRLSGGQRQRIAIARAILRNPAVLLLDEATSALDAENERLVQAALERLMEGRTTLIIAHRLATVVNADRIAVIDRGRIISTGTHAELMECCDLYARLAAMQFDPDMTLEKLAAARGAIH, encoded by the coding sequence ATGCATCGCGAACGGGGCGAAAGCCTGAAGACGCTGCGTGGGTTGTACCCCTATCTGAAACCCTATCGCCTCCAGATTGCCGGGTTCCTTTTGTCGCTGGGTGTTGGTGCAGCATCGGTGCTGGCCATGGGGTTGGGGCTTAAATATCTGGTGGATGAAGGCTTTGCCAAGGCCAACCCGGCCCTTTTGGATCAATCCCTGATCGTTTTGTTTGTCATCGTCTTTATCATGGGGGGGTCTACCTATGCCCGGTTTTTCCTGATCTCGTGGTTGGGGGAACGGGTGGCGACAGATTTGCGCCGCCGCACGTTTGATCATGTGGTCGGGCTTTCGGTTGGCTTTTTTGAAACCACAAAGATCGGTGAAATCCTGTCCAGGCTCACCACCGATACAACGGTGCTGCAATCCATGGTCGGGTCTTCGGTGTCATTGGCCATTCGCCATGCGTTGATGCTGGTCGGTGGCTTGGCCATGCTGATGTACACCTCTATCGAGCTGACCGGCCCCATTTTTCTGATCGTGCCGGTGATTGTTGCCCCGGTGATTATTTTTGGTCGCCGGGTGCGGGTGCTGTCACGATTGTCTCAGGATAAAATCGCTGAAACCAGTGCCTTTGCCGAAGAAAGCCTCAACAATGTGCGCACCGTGCAGGCTTTCAGCCACGAAGAACAGGATCGAAAAATCTATCGCGATTGTGCAGAGGTCGCCTTTGATACCGCCATTGACCGGACGCGTGCGCGGGCCATTTTGAATTTTGCGGTGATCGTTTTGATGTTTGGCGCCGTTGGCGTGATGATCTGGATCGGCGGCCACAAGGTTTTGACAGGCACGGTCACAGCCGGGGAAATGTCTGCCTTTATCTTTTATGCCCTTGTCATGGCGCGGTCTGCGCGCGGGCTATCTGAAGTGTATGGGGATGTGCAGCGCGCCGCCGGGGCCACGGAACGGTTGCTTGAAATTATGGCGTTAAAGCCGGAAATCACGGCCCCGGAAAACCCGGTTGCCCTGCCAGAACCGGCTGTTGGGACGGTGCGGTTTTCCGATGTGACGTTCCATTATCCATCGCGCCCCGATACCTCGGCGCTTACGGGGTTGAACCTTGACATTACCACGGGCGAAACCGTGGCTTTGGTTGGCCCATCTGGGGCGGGCAAAACCACGGTGTTTCAATTGGCCCTGCGGTTTTATGACCCGCAAACGGGGACGGTGTCGCTGGATGGGGTGGACCTGAAAGACGCTGATCCTGTGGCCACCCGCCAGCGAATTGGGCTTGTGCCCCAAGAACCGGTGATCTTCGCTGCCAATGCTTGGGAAAACATCCGCTATGGCCGCGAAGACGCAACGAACGAAGAAGTCCGTGCCGCAGCCGAAGCCGCCGTTGCCACGGAATTTCTGGACCGCATGCCCGATGGCTTTGATACCTTTATGGGGGAACGCGGCGTACGCCTTTCCGGTGGCCAGCGCCAGCGCATTGCCATTGCCAGGGCCATTTTGCGCAACCCTGCTGTGTTGCTGTTGGATGAAGCGACATCGGCGCTGGATGCAGAAAATGAACGCCTTGTCCAAGCGGCCTTGGAGCGCTTGATGGAAGGCCGGACCACGTTGATCATTGCCCATCGTTTGGCCACGGTGGTCAATGCAGATCGCATCGCCGTGATTGATCGCGGGCGGATCATATCGACGGGCACCCATGCAGAATTGATGGAATGCTGTGATCTGTATGCCCGATTGGCCGCCATGCAATTTGATCCGGATATGACATTGGAAAAACTGGCCGCTGCCCGGGGGGCAATTCATTAA
- a CDS encoding dienelactone hydrolase family protein: MPENTAEKIVSLHAGYETNGVYSDGFIARPESGVGRPGVVLLSGMGGLTWIQREITRRYARAGFVALSPDFMGGHMPDDITGRLQAKNSLDFGAAADQIIGGVDFLRSLPWVGEGGHVGVMGFCLGGGLSLLAAARSDKFDACEVYHQSLFPDTRDLENINCPMQCHYGTNDHSTPVIEVEAFTKTLDQAGKTYQVHWYEGMPHSFAQITPDADVPADQKAASDLSYERSFEFFHATLGSGASAGDAAED; encoded by the coding sequence ATGCCAGAAAATACAGCAGAGAAAATTGTGTCACTTCATGCAGGCTATGAAACCAACGGGGTTTATTCCGATGGCTTTATTGCACGGCCGGAATCTGGTGTTGGACGCCCGGGCGTGGTTTTGCTTTCGGGCATGGGGGGGCTGACCTGGATACAGCGCGAAATTACGCGCCGCTATGCCCGTGCAGGCTTTGTTGCCTTGTCACCTGATTTTATGGGCGGCCATATGCCCGATGATATTACCGGCCGGTTGCAGGCCAAAAATTCTCTGGATTTTGGCGCGGCGGCCGATCAAATCATTGGTGGCGTCGATTTTCTGCGCAGCCTGCCCTGGGTGGGTGAAGGCGGCCATGTTGGCGTCATGGGCTTTTGTCTTGGTGGTGGCTTGTCGCTTTTGGCAGCGGCGCGCAGTGATAAATTTGATGCCTGCGAGGTCTATCACCAAAGCCTGTTCCCAGATACGCGCGATCTTGAAAATATCAATTGCCCCATGCAATGTCATTACGGGACCAATGATCATTCCACCCCGGTGATTGAGGTTGAGGCCTTTACCAAAACCCTTGATCAGGCGGGCAAGACCTATCAGGTCCACTGGTATGAAGGCATGCCCCATAGTTTTGCCCAGATCACGCCCGATGCCGATGTGCCAGCGGATCAAAAGGCGGCATCTGATTTATCTTATGAACGCAGTTTTGAATTTTTCCACGCAACACTTGGTTCAGGTGCCAGTGCCGGGGATGCAGCCGAGGACTAA
- a CDS encoding NAD(P)-dependent oxidoreductase, whose amino-acid sequence MGKQIGLVGVGAMGSSLLERLFASRHTVKAFDIADTAMTKASNDGAQTVDCAASAAKDVDFVHVFVRTDQEMLDATLGPKGVLEGVSPGCPVILHSTILPDTTRQVASDAAKAGIDVMDASVTSVPRVLRAGGATFLVGGPDEVVAKVRPHLEALGKAVIHFGPVGAGNTAKIIKNYSNVVERVLMAETVALAQAGGLDVLQYLEMAQGVSSGNIIEKWEKALVVEDGTYGPKRAAGLFNKDIHHVAQLGDLLGLDLPLTRGAAKASKNYLEHWAKKDANKDAAE is encoded by the coding sequence ATGGGAAAGCAAATCGGCCTTGTCGGTGTTGGGGCCATGGGCTCATCCCTGTTGGAACGCTTGTTCGCATCCCGCCACACCGTAAAAGCCTTTGATATTGCAGACACGGCCATGACCAAGGCCAGTAATGATGGCGCCCAAACCGTCGATTGTGCGGCCAGTGCGGCCAAAGATGTCGATTTCGTCCATGTGTTCGTGCGCACCGATCAGGAAATGCTGGATGCCACCCTTGGCCCCAAAGGCGTTCTGGAAGGTGTCTCACCCGGTTGTCCGGTAATCCTGCACAGCACCATCTTGCCCGATACCACAAGACAGGTCGCATCTGATGCCGCCAAAGCCGGCATCGATGTGATGGATGCATCGGTGACTTCGGTGCCCCGGGTATTGCGCGCAGGCGGGGCGACCTTTTTGGTGGGTGGCCCCGATGAAGTGGTGGCAAAGGTTCGCCCCCATCTAGAGGCTTTGGGCAAAGCTGTGATCCATTTTGGCCCCGTTGGTGCGGGCAACACGGCAAAGATTATCAAAAATTATTCCAATGTTGTGGAACGGGTGTTGATGGCCGAAACCGTGGCGCTGGCCCAGGCAGGCGGGTTGGATGTGTTGCAATATCTTGAAATGGCCCAAGGCGTCAGTTCAGGCAACATTATTGAGAAATGGGAAAAAGCGTTGGTGGTCGAAGACGGCACCTATGGCCCCAAACGCGCCGCTGGCCTGTTCAACAAGGACATCCACCATGTCGCCCAATTGGGTGATCTTCTGGGCCTTGATCTGCCCCTGACCCGGGGCGCTGCGAAAGCATCAAAGAATTATCTGGAACACTGGGCAAAAAAAGACGCCAATAAAGACGCAGCAGAATAA
- a CDS encoding MBL fold metallo-hydrolase, with protein sequence MFGPRKSLAFLVLALAVLFGGVTAPALATCLPVASAPTLSPHPYFLHAGFSRAAIQGPVLLPGRVALSYLGHSSFLIRTPQNVTAITDYNGVEVAGFPPDIVTMNHAHDSHYTDFVEPGVRHILRGWMTLKGYPRHNVTIRDMRVRNVATNIRTDFDASGTEIAGNSIFIFETNGLCLAHLGHLHHALTPSHLGRIGQVDVVMAPVDGGMTLNHDEMAKAIKALKPKMVVPMHVFGLDSLAYFTTLMRDQGYVPLRVTTDNFQLSRNVLRRKTVLIFPENLF encoded by the coding sequence ATGTTCGGTCCGCGTAAAAGTTTAGCGTTTCTTGTTTTGGCTTTGGCTGTGTTGTTTGGCGGTGTGACTGCACCGGCCCTTGCAACCTGTCTGCCGGTGGCAAGTGCGCCAACGCTTTCCCCCCATCCATATTTTTTGCACGCGGGCTTTTCTCGCGCTGCTATCCAAGGCCCGGTGTTATTGCCGGGCAGGGTGGCGCTCAGTTATTTGGGCCATTCCAGTTTTCTGATTCGCACACCGCAAAACGTGACCGCCATCACCGATTACAACGGGGTCGAAGTGGCGGGCTTTCCCCCCGACATCGTCACCATGAACCACGCCCATGACAGCCATTACACGGATTTTGTGGAACCGGGCGTGCGCCATATCCTGCGGGGCTGGATGACCTTAAAGGGATACCCGCGCCACAACGTGACGATCCGCGACATGCGGGTGCGCAATGTTGCCACCAACATCCGCACCGATTTTGATGCCAGCGGCACAGAAATCGCCGGGAATTCAATTTTTATATTTGAAACCAATGGCTTGTGTCTGGCACATCTGGGCCATTTGCATCACGCATTGACCCCATCCCATCTAGGCCGCATCGGACAGGTCGATGTGGTCATGGCCCCGGTTGATGGCGGCATGACGCTGAACCACGATGAAATGGCCAAAGCCATCAAGGCGCTCAAGCCTAAAATGGTGGTGCCCATGCATGTCTTCGGCCTCGATTCGCTGGCCTACTTCACCACCCTGATGCGCGACCAAGGCTACGTCCCCCTGCGCGTCACCACTGACAATTTCCAGCTCAGCCGCAACGTGCTGCGTAGAAAAACCGTGCTTATATTTCCGGAAAATTTGTTTTAG
- the rmuC gene encoding DNA recombination protein RmuC, translating to MELSAIIIVIAIIALGVLVVFVLMRGERLMGSIGQIADSNSSNQDRLNERLNAQERVMTKLLDERLSDVSKRLSDGMIKSTDRTNETMTHIQKRLAVIDEAQKNISELSTRMVGLQDILSNKQARGAFGEIQLNDLVSATLPPSAYTFQATLSNGRRADCLLKLPNPPGSIVIDAKFPLESYNALQTATSEADKKVAARAFSADVLKHINDIADKYIIGGETAEQALMFLPSEAVFAELHANFISVIEQSYKKRVWIVSPSTCMAMLNTVRAVLRDVQMREQAHVIQREVATLGEDVLRLDKRVGNLRQHFNLAEKDLGEIETSSRKITSRAERIEKIEMAEDDAEESLTAPEAPTKPKLVSGADDRLL from the coding sequence ATGGAATTAAGCGCCATCATTATCGTTATCGCCATCATCGCTCTTGGGGTTTTGGTGGTTTTTGTCCTGATGCGCGGTGAACGCCTCATGGGCTCCATCGGACAGATCGCAGACTCCAATTCCAGCAATCAGGATCGATTAAACGAACGCCTGAATGCCCAGGAACGGGTTATGACGAAACTGTTAGATGAACGGCTATCGGACGTTTCCAAACGCCTGTCTGATGGCATGATCAAATCCACTGATCGCACCAATGAAACCATGACCCATATCCAAAAGCGTCTGGCAGTAATTGATGAAGCGCAAAAGAACATTTCTGAACTCTCCACCCGCATGGTCGGGCTGCAAGACATCTTGTCCAACAAACAGGCCCGGGGGGCCTTTGGTGAAATCCAGCTAAACGATCTGGTCTCTGCCACCCTGCCACCATCGGCCTATACGTTCCAGGCCACCCTTTCCAATGGCAGGCGGGCTGATTGCCTGTTGAAACTGCCCAATCCGCCGGGCTCCATTGTGATTGATGCCAAATTCCCGCTGGAATCCTATAACGCCCTGCAAACGGCCACGTCTGAGGCCGATAAAAAGGTCGCAGCGCGGGCCTTTTCCGCCGATGTTCTGAAACACATCAACGACATTGCCGATAAATACATCATCGGCGGCGAAACCGCAGAACAGGCCCTGATGTTCCTGCCGTCCGAAGCCGTGTTTGCGGAACTGCACGCAAATTTCATCTCGGTCATTGAACAAAGTTACAAAAAACGGGTGTGGATTGTCTCGCCGTCCACCTGCATGGCCATGCTCAACACCGTCCGCGCGGTGTTGCGCGATGTGCAAATGCGCGAACAAGCCCACGTCATCCAGCGCGAAGTGGCAACACTGGGCGAAGACGTTCTCCGCCTTGATAAACGCGTCGGCAATCTGCGCCAACATTTCAATCTCGCCGAAAAAGACCTCGGCGAAATCGAAACCTCATCGCGCAAAATAACCTCCCGCGCTGAGCGCATCGAAAAAATCGAAATGGCCGAAGACGATGCCGAAGAATCCCTCACCGCCCCCGAAGCCCCGACAAAACCGAAACTGGTTTCGGGCGCGGATGACCGTCTCCTCTAA
- a CDS encoding peptide deformylase: protein MAILPIITAPDPRLKIKATPVDRVDDDVRQLMDDMLETMYVAPGIGLAAPQVGSKLRVIVLDVGEEVPEGHPKNSQSKKRNPMQLANPEILWASEETLIAEEGCLSLPDHYADVKRPASVRLRYLDYENEVREIEASDTLGICLQHEIDHLDGRLFIDHISALRRSMVLRKLKKAKKAEKSEKASIY, encoded by the coding sequence ATGGCCATTTTGCCCATTATCACCGCGCCTGATCCCAGGCTTAAAATCAAGGCCACACCCGTTGATCGGGTCGATGATGATGTGCGCCAGTTGATGGATGATATGCTGGAAACCATGTATGTGGCCCCGGGCATCGGTCTGGCGGCACCTCAAGTGGGATCAAAGCTGCGCGTGATCGTGTTGGATGTTGGTGAAGAGGTGCCAGAAGGGCATCCTAAAAATAGCCAGTCCAAAAAACGCAACCCCATGCAGCTTGCCAATCCGGAAATACTCTGGGCATCCGAAGAAACCCTGATCGCAGAAGAAGGCTGTCTTTCGCTGCCCGATCATTATGCCGATGTTAAACGACCGGCATCGGTGCGCCTGCGCTATCTCGATTATGAAAATGAGGTCCGGGAAATTGAGGCATCAGACACGTTGGGTATCTGTTTGCAGCATGAAATTGATCATCTGGATGGCAGACTGTTTATCGATCATATATCGGCCTTGCGGCGCAGCATGGTATTGCGAAAGCTGAAAAAGGCTAAAAAAGCCGAGAAATCCGAGAAAGCTTCAATATACTGA
- a CDS encoding methionyl-tRNA formyltransferase, which yields MGTPDFAVRALTAIMDSPHEVVAVYTQPPRPSGRGQAEKRSPIHELALKLDIPVHTPKSLRGVDAQKEFSDVVASTGADIAVVVAYGLILPAPVLEMPPKGCINIHGSLLPRWRGAAPIHRAILAGDTKSGITIMQMDEGLDTGPILLSEEIFLGPAVTAMELHDRLAILGARMVVYVLHGLEAGLLESTPQPTFGVNYAKKLTREEGRLDWQKSAEDLASQVRAFTPWPGAWFEINGTRIKVDDVQIMASAKNTQPGEVLDGEGRLTVACGVGSLRILSLQRSGKKKQSAAEFLRGFPVAKGLILELLNLENPEP from the coding sequence ATGGGAACCCCCGATTTTGCCGTAAGGGCGCTTACTGCCATCATGGATAGCCCCCATGAGGTCGTCGCCGTCTATACCCAGCCCCCGCGCCCGTCAGGCCGGGGTCAGGCCGAAAAGCGTTCCCCGATCCATGAATTGGCGCTGAAATTAGACATTCCCGTTCACACCCCCAAAAGCTTGCGCGGGGTTGATGCCCAAAAAGAATTCTCCGATGTGGTGGCATCGACCGGCGCCGACATTGCCGTGGTTGTGGCGTATGGCCTGATTTTGCCCGCACCAGTTCTGGAAATGCCGCCCAAGGGCTGCATCAATATTCATGGCTCACTCTTGCCACGCTGGCGGGGGGCGGCACCCATTCATCGGGCCATATTGGCGGGCGACACGAAATCCGGCATCACCATCATGCAGATGGATGAAGGCCTGGACACCGGGCCGATATTGTTGAGCGAAGAAATTTTTCTTGGTCCCGCAGTCACGGCCATGGAACTGCATGACCGGTTGGCCATTTTGGGCGCGCGCATGGTGGTTTACGTTTTGCACGGGCTGGAAGCGGGCCTTTTGGAATCAACACCGCAGCCAACGTTCGGGGTTAATTATGCGAAAAAGTTGACCCGTGAAGAAGGTCGCCTGGATTGGCAGAAATCAGCAGAAGACCTTGCCTCTCAGGTGCGTGCCTTTACGCCGTGGCCCGGTGCGTGGTTTGAAATCAATGGCACCCGGATCAAGGTCGATGACGTGCAAATTATGGCGTCTGCAAAAAATACCCAACCCGGTGAAGTGCTGGACGGGGAGGGTCGCCTGACTGTTGCCTGTGGTGTCGGCAGTCTCCGAATTTTAAGTTTGCAGCGATCGGGCAAAAAAAAGCAGAGTGCCGCAGAATTTTTGCGGGGCTTTCCTGTAGCAAAAGGCCTGATTTTGGAACTTCTAAACCTGGAAAACCCTGAACCGTGA
- the truA gene encoding tRNA pseudouridine(38-40) synthase TruA has translation MSRWRIDVEYDGRPFVGWQRQKSGLGVQAALEAAIKSFSGEAALVTGAGRTDAGVHARAQVAHFDLQGDWDADTVRDAVNFHLKPQPIAVLRATAVDDEFHARFSAKSREYDYRIITRRAPLALSAGHAWRVGVALDADAMDRASKVLLGHHDFTSFRAAQCQAKSPEKTLDEISVSRTGEVITLHLHAQSFLHNQVRIITGTLKLVGEGKWTIGDVEKALVACDRAAAGPTAPPDGLYLSAVHY, from the coding sequence GTGAGCCGGTGGCGCATCGACGTTGAATATGATGGCAGGCCCTTCGTTGGCTGGCAGCGCCAGAAAAGTGGCTTAGGCGTCCAAGCCGCCCTGGAGGCCGCCATTAAAAGCTTTTCCGGTGAGGCAGCCTTGGTTACCGGTGCCGGGCGCACCGATGCCGGGGTTCACGCACGTGCCCAGGTTGCCCATTTTGATCTGCAAGGGGATTGGGACGCAGACACCGTGCGCGATGCGGTTAATTTCCACCTCAAGCCGCAGCCCATTGCCGTGCTGCGCGCAACTGCGGTCGATGATGAATTCCATGCACGGTTTTCAGCCAAATCAAGAGAATATGATTACCGGATTATCACCCGGCGCGCACCCTTGGCCCTTTCGGCGGGGCATGCATGGCGGGTGGGGGTGGCGCTGGATGCGGATGCCATGGATCGCGCATCAAAGGTGTTGCTGGGCCATCATGATTTTACATCCTTTCGTGCCGCCCAATGTCAGGCCAAAAGCCCGGAAAAAACACTGGATGAAATATCGGTGTCCCGCACCGGAGAAGTCATCACCCTGCATTTGCATGCCCAGTCATTCCTGCACAATCAGGTGCGCATCATCACCGGCACGCTTAAGCTGGTGGGGGAAGGAAAATGGACGATTGGGGATGTGGAAAAGGCACTGGTGGCATGTGACCGCGCCGCTGCGGGGCCAACGGCACCGCCTGATGGATTGTATTTATCCGCCGTTCATTATTAG